CTGCCACCTGCTCAACTCCCAGTGAGTGTCAGGGAGGATCGACACACCTTTACTGAATCTGATTCATTAACCATGTTCTCAGCCTTTATTAATCACAGgattttccctcctttccttcctcccCAAAAAACACACCCATATAAGAAAATCTCTCTTTGCATAACAATATGGACACAGGTTGAACAGAACTTTTCTAATAAGACTGATGGCCACATCACAGTTTCCTGCCTTTCAGGATCTGAATAAAGCATCTCAGTAAAACAGAGCAGCTCCAGTCCCACTAGCTCCAGGTTTGTCCTGGTGTGGTCCAAATCCAGGTCTCTAATTCTGGTTTGGAGTGTTTTGTAGTGGTGGAGTAACAGGTTCTTTTGCCTCTGCTCTTCAGTACATGTATAGGCCAATGTAAAAATCCTGTTAGCAAAGCTACCACTAGGTAGTTTATGGTTCTAGTTTGCACCAGTACAGAGATCTTGGCTATATACAATACTCAAGAAAAGGTTGGGATATTgagcttgttttttgtttttttgtttttaatgtcagaatGAACCTAAAATTCACTATACCATGTACAGTGAACTTAATTGTACTATGTTTGAACTTTTGAAGTGTTTATTACATAACAGGGGTGGAGAAGGGAAGCCAGAGTGGCactggccacctctgaaatcCAGATGCCATCTCAGGTGACTGACAGGCcactggaggaggacagaaacatctttccagacctgcataaatcaccagtatcactacaccagcttgaagttaatttaaagttagTTTCCTAATTATTCTCCCTTTAAAAATATCGACAAGTTACATTTCTCATCGAAATTCTGTCCCTGTTCAAAAACAATTACTAATGTTGTAGCAGTGCTAAACTAGTTATACGATAACACTAGTTTTACGATGATGTGGTGAAAACATGTCATACTTTTCTCTGAGTGTATTTAAGGACTACACATAAACTCAGTAActcaagattttcacattggagctgaaaataaactataaagatgacCCTGAAAGTTTCTTAGTGCTGACAAAGCTAGATCAAACGAGTCCTAATAGGTAACTGTGGACCAGAGGGATAATaacagtaaacagtaaacagaaaaccaaattaaagctgcaagtgGCAACAGAGGCCTCAGCACTACGGTGCTGCACCAGCTTGTGCCAACGCCTCTCCTGGCGTTCATCCTGCCATTACCCCCTCTCACCCCCACCTACTCTATTTTATTCTCAACAAAAAAATACAGGCTGGATTAACAggcaaaacacaaacagcaatcTGACATGACTAACTAATAGGAGccaatgaataattaaaacattaaacaatctGTCTAAAGTAAAGGCTAATATTAATTACCAACCTTTTTCAAATCAATCCTTCCCTTTGAAGGTAATTAGTGATTCTTTGCTTGTGTCCTCTctttccttcatcctcctccagTGGCTCTGGAAACACTGTCCTCAAGAGGgactggaccctcttccattctggagttccTCACAGTGAGAGGCTCCGAGCAGGTGTAAGCATACTCATTGCCTCCCAATTTGGTGCCTGTaagttggggtttaccccggtggacaaaaggggtcctgactgttgtttgtgcttatgcaccaaacaacagttcagagtacccaccctttttggagtccctTGGAGggcactccttccagggactccttCGTTCTGCTGGGGAACTTCAATgttcatgtgggcaatgacagcgagacctggaggagCATGATTGGGAGGACGCGTGCTCTGTCGAAAATATTTGATATTATGtccataaacatttaaaaatagacTTAGCACGTATGTTTTGCAGAGAGCCAAGAGACCAGGCATTTCTGGGATGCGTCTGACACAGTAACGGTGTGCACACGCACCCAGTGGAAATTGGTCTTTCAGTGGGCTTAAATCCTGAGGAAAAGGACCCCGCAGTGTgtaaaaagcacttcctgttggtagaaaagatgagaaaagggagattaaaaaaaaataataaacaaacaactctTATGGAACTCTTGTAGAATCAAAGAAGAaatccaggtccaggttcaggggGTTCTGCTACTCCAGATGTGGATGTTAAAGGGCTCTGACAGCTGTGCCATGGATGTAGATCATGTTACGATAACAGGTCAGAACACCCAGGTCATTCACACATCCACATCCTGGTCCGGTGAAGGAGAAAGTTCTGGTCTGGATACTCTCCCTGGTGCCGTGGGTCAGCTGCAGTCAGCTGTAACATGGTGTTGATGCTCCTTCTGTGGGTCTGGATGTTCTCAGTGTTCTGCTCATCAAAGCAAATAAAGAAACCAGGGCCATTCCTAGCTATGAGGGGGCCCTATGCTGTTTGCCCAGATACCATGGAAAGATGgcaataactttgatcagaggTCTTCAACAGGGGTTCCATGAACCGCAGGGGTCTACATAAGTACTGCAGGGGTTTGTGAAACTTTTGGTTGATTAgatcatttttaacattactTTTGGTATTATTATGAGAATGCAAACCCCAACCAGCTAACTAGCATTTATCTGAGACTAGTTGAGCTAGCGGGAGTAATTAACTTTCTGAAAATTAGATGTTACATCTTCCATCACACATCCCAAACAACTGCCCTCCATTTATCTAATGTCTTGCTTCCTATGTATTCTTCTTCCAACATTTTTCTACCCTAATAAGACAACAGCCTCGTGATGCTAGGACACCTTTGGCCATCCATCTTCTCACTAACTAGAATGATGGCTACCTGTCAATCATTCAGGTCAGTAGACATCACTCACTGCTTGACATTGGAGTCCAATGATTTGAACTTTATGCCACAAAAAAGTAGCCACAGctgatcattttcttttattcttatattctatatttatttttaggtaAATAAGGAATAAAGAtgagtctctaaattctcctcAGTTGAGGCTGGACATTAAGCTTCAGGGCCCTCTGGTCCCCCTAAGCATCACAGCGAAAAGTTCCGAGCTGCTGAACAGATCCGGGTCTGCGGATCAGAAAAACATGTCTTTAATGAGCTCCATGCTGAGTTCATGTGGATCTTGGCTTTGTGAGAACAGTTTCTGTTCCTCAGATAATATCTCACAGTCAGAAGTCTGAAGAACAGACAGCAACAGACCATCAGACCAGCACACACATTAACTTTACTTGAATTGGTTCTGATCCGGTTTTATGGGGAACCCATTCTGCCGGTGAAATTCAGATTAAAACTGGATTAAATTTAATcataacacaaaaaacaagCCTTTCAACCATTAGTTGTATTGAGGATAGAAGAAGAAAGGAGCTGACAAACACAAAACTGGTTTTCTGACTGGTTCCTGCTtccagtgaaaagaaaaatgattcaGTTGTCCCTTCTGATTGTGGTCATTTCGACAGTGCTGAGTGATGGTGGTCACGTAAGAGGGTGTGGGTGGGTCAGACGGAGGAGGAATCAGACGATTTGGTAATCAGGTTGAATTATAAGAGGGAAGTGAAGGAATCGTGCTGAACATTGAACTGAACAAGCCAGCGGTCGCTGCTAAGGTAGGAACTCTTCTTCCTGTCAGCAAAGCTGAAAGTTATCGATCGGTCAGAActctgctctgtgattttatcTGAAGCGTTAAATGGAGGGAAAACTGGTCCACATGAAATGTTGATAAAGCATTTCAGTTTGGAAGTTTGTTTAgtcacacagaaccagaaccaatgCAGATGATCTTCTACAGCAGGGGTATGAAActaattttagttttcagtacaatctggtctccagtgggtcggaccagtaaaataacagcattataacctataaataatgaaaatgccaCATCTTTCCCTTTGTTTTGGTACATAGAATCACTAGtacattatcaagatgtttaTATCTGTCAGTTAAATGGGCGCACATAGTCAGTGTCTTTTTGTAACTGTTTAATGTTTGGATGAAAGTTATTGTGCAGACATTGTGCTGTTCACAGTTCTGTGTTAAACACAACAGCAAAGCCCCTTTAAGGTGGAGCTAAgcaggagaaagagagaaaaaataaaacacatgcaCAGCACTGGTctgagagcagagaaagttagctgtgacatttttatttatattatttctaCTTATTTCATTCACATTATTTACTAATTTACACATATGTATTCATTTGTttcacaaatattaaatacattattttatgttatctttttagatttttgaCTGATTTCCATGTTCATTAAAGCTTCCAGATGCCAGTCGATCTataaaaccagcaaacatttaattccagatatctggaaatgaaaaatccagtatttcacatgaTGATCAGAGCAATTTTTCCTCATCTATCATTGTCATTTTGACCAGTCACCATCATAGTGACAACTGATGAGcacaaattattttgtttgggcACAGGTGTCAGTGCCAGGCAGACCAATCAGCCACATCGATGTAAAACACTATGATTTTTTTCAAAGCTGGCCATTCAAGCCTCTTTCGGGCCCAGGCCACTTGGAACTCTGGCTGGGCCGCTTCTGGGCCAGTCCAGGCCTGGCTACGCCTGattgtacagtgtgaagagagaCAGTGtgaatggtgagagtacagtcccttgtggtgctccaggtctgctgaacaccatctcagacacacaacctttcagtctcacaaactctggtttgtttgttagctagccataaatccaggtggttgtggaggctccacctggaatttatggagctttCACATAATAGAGCAGCtcaattgtattaaaagcatttgagaaatcaaagaacatgatcctcaaagtactgcctgattggtccagatgagggctcctgaagcaggtagatggtGGCATCTTCATCCTCAAGATCATTACGATATGCAAACTGTactgggtcctgaaaggtggcGACTTGCTTATTAAGGTGAACCAGGTCTCagcaggactttcatgatgtgagaCGTTAGGACAGCTAGTCTGTAGTCATCTGGTTCAGACGGTTGGGATGTTTTAgctactggaacaaggcaggatgtttccacagcacaggaacTCTTTTCTGACTCAAGCTGATCCAAATGGAACCATccgtttaattttattttattttaatctatattgttttattctgttctattctatattttttatagtcatattttaatttgtgtccttttattgtagtttattatattttatgttattttaccttctttcattctattctattttatatcTTGGtccatattattttatttttcttttctattctgtATTGTTCTAATCTATTcaattaaactgaatttaattttgcttgtgttattctattctattgtatgTCTCCTCTCGGTGAAAACAATGATTTAGTGGGTAAACTGACACGTTTTCCAGTTCAAATCTGCCCAGAACTAGAAAACAGATCAAACTTACTAAACAGAATAGAAGTGTGGAATAAAGACTGGTTATTATCTCCCTCACCAAACTGTAACATATGTGGGTGGGTGGTTCTGTGGGTAGAgcggtcatcttgtagcctgagggttgctggttcgatcctctgCCTGtagagctcatgttgaggtgtccctgagcaagacaccgaactcCAAATTGCTCCTGAACGATCATGATTAGTGCCTTGcttggcagcttccgccatcactgtgtgtgtgaatggcaACTGTTACGGAAAGACCCCTCGGAAACAGGAGATGATTAACAAACTTTATTACATGCAAATGATAACAGAAGTGGGGTCTTACAATTGGCAAGCACGAAGGGGTAAGCAGATCCACCCTGGAGCAAGATGGGAAGAGAGCGTAGTCCAGCCATGATGCAATGACAAGGTTAGACAGGGAGTGAACGTAGTGTTGGGgtatataaggactggtgaAGAGATTGGGGACAGGCGTGACTGATTATGGATCCGGAAAGTGATTGGCTGTCGTCCAGGACTGGAGTGACTGTGGCAGGGTGAGaagatcaggaacaggtgtagATGATCAGAGGAGTGATCACTGTGGAGTTTGGCTGGGCAGAATATGAAGAGGACTGGTGCGGGTGTGACAGCAACCACCTCAAACACTTTCGATACATCAATAGATGTCAGGTTGTCCTTAAGGCCAGGAAGGAGACACTCAATGTAGGTAAAACTGAGATTTAATTATTGTTTAGGTTTGGCTGTGCATAGATTAATTGAATGTCCAGCATGAAGTGacttataattattattttctgtggGGGTGATTTTGGTTGGGGATAAGGAACCATAAAATCTGCAAGtgctttgtaaaaaaataaaaaaaacacggtggtgtggtggttagcaccgcagcctcacagcattaaggtcgctggttcaaatctcggctggggggaggttcgaaccttgagggcggtggcctttctgtgaggagtttgcatgttctctccgtgaatgcgtgggttctctccgggtactccggcttcctcccaccggccaaagacatgatgttaggttaaatgatgactctaaattctccctaggagtgtgtgtgagtgtgaatggttgtttgtcccctatgtgttggccctgcgtttgactggtgacctgtccagggtgtacctgcctctcacctgttaatgctgggataggctccagtttacccgcgacccgtaatggaccaagtggttcagagaatgaatgaatatatacacacacacatatatacttTGTGTGTCTTAATagaaataatgaataataagtataattatatttaatgcTTTTCAGGGAACCTAAAATACAGTGAATCCAACGACTTTCAGACTTTATGTGTCCAGTATTTCCTCTGTTATAAAACGAGGGATGTGGTCAGACAGCTTCATCTTCCTTTGAGCTCTGACACACTTTcccttcctgttttctttttttatggcaCTGACTCACACGCTGTTTAAACACAGTTGTGTTCAAATAAAGTCACGATAGAAGCTGCTCTATATTCTTCCATCTGCAACATGTCCTGAGGGCAAACctaatatttattatgtatttatcatgtttttattatttttatttcttgtctttaaatGCCTTACAATGAGTCAATGGTACTTTCAGTTTAGTTGTTCCTCGTTAAAAGTGACAATGACACTAAAGATTTATCttatcttctctttttttaagcaGTCTGTGCAAAGTTGACCTCCTAGtctgttctgtttccttcaaAACATGATTTACACGGAGACACGCAGAGACTGTAACTTTTCCATTCCCTGAATATTCATCCTaacctttcttcttctcttttggAGGCTGTCACCATGGGGGAGTGGTCCTTTCTATCTAGCCTGCTGGACAAAGTGCAGGCCCACTCCACAGTATTTGGGAAGGTATGGATGagcatcctcttcctcttcaggaTTTTTATCCTGGCTGCTGGAGTGGACAACATCTGGGGAGATGAACAATCCAGCATGGATTGTAACAGCAAAAGTCTTGGATGCAAGAACGGCTGCTACAACTGGTCCTTCCCTTTGTCCCACACCCGATTCTGGGTCCTCCAGATCCTCACCGTCTCCACGCCAACGCTCATCTATCTGGGTCACGTCCTGCTGGTGATCCGGAGAGAAAACAAGATGAGAAGACGCCAGCAGGAGAAACTTGGAAGAAACgggataaataaaattccaaagtATTCCAATGACAAGGGCAAAGTGCAGTTGAAGGGTGTCTTACTGTTCAGCTATTTAGTCCAGCTGGTGGTCAAGATCATTCTGGAGGTGTGCTTCATCGTGGGCCAGTACTTCCTGTATGGCTACATCCTTATGCCCACTAAGATCATCTGTCCCATTCATCCCTGTCCATTACCGGTGGACTGCTTCATTACTCGCCCCACAGAGAAAAGCATCTTCATCGTCTTTATGTTGTCCATGGCTGTCCTCTCTGTGGTCCTCAACATCATGGAGATCTTGCACCTCATCTTCGCTAAGATGAAGGACAGGAAGAGGCGGGGCAGCCACTCAGTTTCCGAAGAGCTCAGCAGTCTGAAAAAACCAATCTACTGTCCACCTGAGACCGCAACATATTGTTAGGACTTGGGACACTTTTATAGGGGCTAGCAGAGCATTATGTCCACCTTATCAGCAGTTAGGACAGAACAGCCTTGAATCTAATTAATCTGTGCTGCTGAACACCAAATCCCTCCTTCATTTAACCAAGAACTGTATTTTGCATTTCTAATGTGGACCAGATCCAGTCTAATGTGGACCAGATCCAGTCTAATTGAACAGGATCCAGTCtaatgtgaacaggatccagttTAATGTGGACCAGATCCAGTCTAATGTGGACAGGATCCAGTCAAAATGTCATCTTTTCTCTAAAGGAAGGACTACtgctatatgaataaaatacagtaaattctggcttacaaacactaaaccaggggtgttcaacctgAGGCTCcagagctgcaagtggctctctggaccttccacaatggctctttatacatggctaaaaatgctaaagaactaactaatgtctttaaataaatagaagaaagtctgtctatcttctttttgtaaaagttttatgtttttctttattttaaaagtctggcaacatttgtgtctctaaagtagttttatttagctggctgagggaaaaatggctctttggattggaaaggctgcagacccctgcactaaacacataaacaggtttagcagcagttttctctttaaacagcaacagttaaaatatttcttcatttatatttataaaatcaaatatttatgagaaagaaggacgaaatgttcaggatttactaactaaaaggtaaaaagtcagcaggataaatttaaagctgtgaagctgcttccttctaaacacagaaggaacaatatgtgatgaatatcagcatcaggtgaacagacagaaagcaggatgagaatctcacagcttctagatggtgaggagagagaaatattcacaatatgcacaataacttccatccatgcaccttcactgcttcattatccacatttctggcctataatttctctaaactttcattcttagcttgactgtttagcttcaccagctcatccagatgctgctgctggcgttttaaccaggactaagagatctgaccacatcacaccagttataaCATCTTTACAATGGtctctagtttacactggtttccagtttatactggtttctagtcaGACACAGAATAGATTTCTTCTGATGGTTTACATCTCAGAACGTTTTAaccccagaatccatctgtgatatgttaagcctagcagagctcttagatgcaaagactctggtcaactagtcctgACCAGagcccagaccagagtccagaccagagtccagaccaaagtccagaccagagcccagaccagagcccagaccagagtccagactaaacatggagaagcagcatttagatgttatgctgcaaacaagtggaacaaactgccagtggagattaaactttcacctaatgtagacatttttaaatccaggttaaaaacatttcttttctcatgtgcctatgcatgaaatctgcacggtaactttttaactaatcttgcttttaatcattttattgcagtttatgattgtattgtgatttttttatttgttgctgccttttactacttctgaatgctttctttgcaccatctgtaatgcttttaatgtttcatgtaaagcactttgaattttctTGCACATAAAATGTGCTAAACAAGTTAACCTGCCTTGCCAAACCTCTTGCGCCAGCAGCCTCTGCTACTGGGAGTTAACATCCGATTTTacgtcatgtttgtaaatgtaactataaataTGTGTGGTATCCATGGAAAGAGCAGAATCTCTGAGcaaacagctcagcaaaaccatttctatgaccaccaaacacagttaagacaacaaacaattaaaagaccaatTAAAACATATGTAAACtcaaatgatgtctccccgtgtccccCCGATGGCATgaacatggacaaacaactcatatctcacagattccacagctatGGAATCtatcgctatgaccaagatacACCAAACCAGAGACAAAAGAAGTCATTTATgttatatacacacatatacacacacacacacacacacacatatatatatatatatatatatatatatatatatacatacatacataacttCTTTTATGAGATTTCTATTCTGTTGTACTTAAGTCTTCTTGTAACGAAGCAGAGGTTCGTTACCTGGACTGTAGAATAATTATTGTAATAAGTTTGTTTACGCGCCTTTTTGCACTTTAATTCATAGTTTGGCACTTAAAGAATCACCGTCACACACAGAATGTTCAATTGTTTATTGAAGGGAGTACTACTATATCAGATTTTTGTCTTGCAGATACCTGTGAAAGACAACTATTAATAGTGATAGACAGAAACATTGTGTGTAGATGTGAAGTGTTTTTAAGGGTAAATTAAGGGTTTCAGGTGGCCTGGACACTCTTTCATGGTTTGGGAGAGACCATGAGATCAGGGAGTTAAAAGCAGGTTATTTGTATTAGTTTTgggtttactttatttttggGTTATTAAATACTTAGGGTGTAAATATTGTTAGGATTTTTTATGGGATAGTTTTAGTAgaagatgtttgtgtttataattGAAGAAACACCTGTTGGAAGTGGTTCAgtccaatcagcagcaggagaTAAACGGGGCTTGTTTGCTCATTTGGGTGGGGCTGCTCTGCAAAAGGAAGGAGTGAGTTCCTGTCAATCTATGTCtggtaacaacaaaaaaaactttttgtatTGGATACTGCGGTCATCGCGTTACTGTTTCCAGCCTGTTCACACTTCTGCTTTCTTGGTTGTCTTATTCTGTAGATCCACACCCTTGTATATTCTGTGCTCTTTACCTGTTCAGCTTACCTTTTAATTAGGTTAttgcttcacctgttccttgttagtTATCCTCACTTTATATTATATGTTGGTTTCTGTTACACTTTACCAGatcattgttgtttttcctgtgtAGTTGTCTGTGCAAGTCACCATTAAACCCAGGATCATTACTCTCATGTGCCTCCTGCCTCTTTAATCTTCTTTTGGGTCCTCTTCCTCCCTATCACAGAATGTTGtagcttcttttcatttttatcatttgttttgtCTGGTTATTATTTACAAGGAAATGGAACGGAAATCAAatgagcattattttttttttttttttttgaatagCAATTTGGTGCGACTACCTAGGTTGCCTACACCCAGGGCCGGCGCTGGTTGTAGCTGCAGATGGAGATAATCAGATTCACCTGAACATCCACCCATCGTTCTACACTGAAGAAAACACAGGCTGAAGCTTCCcgtcaaacaaaaacatcaggtGCAGAGCTACACATTTTCTCATTATTAAATTGTTTCTGTTATCTGACCAGGTCACCAAATATTGATTAGAAATCAGAGCAGAGCCACCATCTTTAAGCTTTAGTTTACAAAGGAAAAAGGCAAGGCAGGTTAATTACACtttatgtacaagacaagaaaaagaaaaggaaaaaaagcatgAGAAAATGACCTTCAGCCAATAATTGTGGGTTTCATTTCCACAACTGTGAGGAAACAGCTGTTGAGGCTAAACGTTGTGAAATGACGACGCTATCCAGACACAGCAGTTATCACATGGAAACCGTCCTCACATCTGCCTCTTAGAA
The sequence above is drawn from the Melanotaenia boesemani isolate fMelBoe1 chromosome 22, fMelBoe1.pri, whole genome shotgun sequence genome and encodes:
- the LOC121633683 gene encoding gap junction Cx32.2 protein-like encodes the protein MGEWSFLSSLLDKVQAHSTVFGKVWMSILFLFRIFILAAGVDNIWGDEQSSMDCNSKSLGCKNGCYNWSFPLSHTRFWVLQILTVSTPTLIYLGHVLLVIRRENKMRRRQQEKLGRNGINKIPKYSNDKGKVQLKGVLLFSYLVQLVVKIILEVCFIVGQYFLYGYILMPTKIICPIHPCPLPVDCFITRPTEKSIFIVFMLSMAVLSVVLNIMEILHLIFAKMKDRKRRGSHSVSEELSSLKKPIYCPPETATYC